One Paenarthrobacter aurescens TC1 DNA window includes the following coding sequences:
- a CDS encoding putative ABC transporter protein (identified by match to protein family HMM PF01061): MSKLLSPNAGPASLPRRIMQQGRYETITMLRNGEQLILAIVLPLMALVGLVVTPMLDGLGGSRVDVATPGILALCAMSTAFTGQGIATGFDRRYGVLRFLSTTPLGRGGLIAGKILAVLVVLFLQVLVVGAVAGLLGWQPRPEAWLPGLGLLVLGAAAFTALGLLVAGTVRPEATLAITNLLWILLGALGGIVVPAERLPSLLQGIVQFLPSGALGQALRDAFLAGAVPFPAVVILLLWTVLAGAAAIRWFKWT; the protein is encoded by the coding sequence ATGAGCAAGCTTCTCTCCCCCAACGCCGGGCCGGCATCCTTGCCGCGCCGGATCATGCAGCAGGGGCGCTACGAGACCATCACCATGCTCCGCAATGGTGAGCAACTCATTCTCGCAATCGTGCTGCCTCTGATGGCGCTCGTTGGCTTGGTGGTCACCCCGATGCTGGATGGCCTTGGTGGCTCCCGTGTGGACGTTGCGACCCCGGGAATTCTCGCCCTGTGCGCGATGTCCACGGCTTTCACCGGTCAGGGCATCGCTACCGGTTTTGATCGCCGATACGGAGTTCTCCGCTTTCTTTCCACCACTCCCCTTGGCAGGGGCGGGCTCATCGCGGGCAAGATCCTCGCCGTGCTGGTGGTTCTGTTCCTCCAAGTGCTGGTAGTAGGGGCCGTTGCCGGTCTGCTGGGATGGCAGCCGCGGCCGGAGGCCTGGCTTCCGGGGCTCGGTCTGCTGGTTCTCGGTGCTGCTGCCTTCACCGCATTGGGCTTGCTCGTGGCTGGAACGGTACGGCCCGAAGCTACCCTTGCGATCACCAACCTGCTGTGGATTCTCCTCGGAGCGTTGGGCGGCATAGTGGTACCGGCCGAACGACTGCCCTCTTTGCTGCAGGGCATCGTCCAATTCCTTCCTTCCGGTGCGCTGGGCCAAGCACTCCGGGACGCCTTCCTGGCGGGGGCCGTCCCGTTCCCTGCCGTTGTGATCCTCCTGCTGTGGACAGTGCTGGCCGGCGCTGCAGCCATCCGCTGGTTTAAGTGGACCTAA